One window of Rasiella rasia genomic DNA carries:
- a CDS encoding T9SS type A sorting domain-containing protein — MKTIITSLAIILCLHSSIAQTDSAQNNNSLTEISQVQRTALLDQLYEEGRALENYGTPLQIEANRMAIKAAWQEINPRFADLYKPVSTEGLLPETMENLSVNGIHNPEIIQEPRTFEATRDWDTDRLLLDEFIDGGVDIDVTQSGDIYISAYQNNIDFGGAFDIIYIYRSLDGGQTFEQWQAANVTAPMRKMEMVTISGTGDEYVLMYLTTDSENFQAWRWNTTTGDFVAQVISSDVTDFSVDRNFPTNTNAQRVFATYLKDDGGCATEVFSARSTAGSYGLDWTDEVSIDSVCGEQVSFGYGFNGSIYTTYTGATSGNLYVNVNSDYNDPLSWTSRETITTGATEESVNPVIKAARTELATDNVLLVTSQRDAGTTDGYRFRLYTRENGAAFTSLFNGVPLPNQSSVQPDLWIRKAAAATDIQLSHTFQIVDASSSNFISSRTYDGAGFPSGETVSDTDVDVWEGFPAAVAETSDDLPCMAFAGTSGGGGFGQGLYFDAKTEIIILNTAENALEGLAYFPNPMRETLHVQTKNTISSVALYTITGAKILEQVEGASNKTSINTASLAAGVYLLEVRSDNQSGTYKVIKQ, encoded by the coding sequence ATGAAAACAATTATTACCTCGCTTGCAATCATTTTGTGTTTACACAGTAGTATTGCTCAAACAGATTCGGCGCAAAACAATAACTCTTTGACCGAAATTTCACAAGTGCAGCGAACCGCATTATTAGATCAACTTTACGAAGAAGGTAGGGCTTTAGAAAATTATGGAACACCGCTTCAAATAGAAGCCAATAGAATGGCAATTAAAGCAGCTTGGCAGGAAATCAATCCGCGTTTTGCAGACCTATATAAGCCTGTATCTACAGAAGGGCTTCTTCCTGAAACTATGGAGAATCTTTCTGTAAATGGTATACACAACCCAGAAATCATACAAGAACCTCGTACATTTGAAGCTACAAGAGATTGGGATACAGACCGACTTTTGCTAGATGAATTTATTGATGGAGGTGTAGATATAGACGTCACTCAAAGCGGCGATATTTATATTTCTGCATATCAGAACAATATCGATTTTGGAGGAGCTTTCGACATTATATACATATATAGATCGTTAGACGGAGGTCAAACTTTTGAGCAGTGGCAGGCGGCTAATGTAACTGCGCCTATGCGTAAAATGGAAATGGTGACTATAAGTGGTACAGGTGACGAATATGTTTTGATGTACTTAACAACAGATTCAGAAAACTTTCAAGCATGGAGATGGAATACCACTACAGGTGATTTTGTAGCACAAGTTATTTCGAGTGATGTTACAGATTTTTCTGTAGATAGAAATTTTCCGACCAATACAAATGCGCAACGTGTATTTGCAACATACTTAAAAGATGACGGGGGGTGTGCAACCGAAGTTTTTTCTGCTCGAAGTACTGCTGGCAGTTACGGACTTGATTGGACAGACGAAGTTAGTATTGACAGTGTATGTGGCGAGCAAGTTTCATTTGGGTACGGTTTTAATGGCTCTATTTACACCACCTATACTGGTGCAACTTCAGGAAACTTATATGTAAATGTAAATAGCGATTATAACGACCCACTATCTTGGACATCAAGAGAAACAATTACAACTGGAGCAACAGAAGAGTCTGTAAATCCGGTTATAAAGGCAGCGCGAACTGAATTGGCAACAGATAATGTACTGCTAGTTACTTCTCAGCGTGATGCTGGAACAACAGATGGTTATCGATTTAGACTGTATACACGAGAAAATGGGGCAGCATTTACATCATTATTCAATGGTGTGCCACTTCCAAACCAAAGCTCTGTACAACCAGATCTTTGGATTCGTAAGGCAGCCGCGGCAACAGATATTCAACTTTCCCATACGTTTCAAATTGTAGATGCGTCTAGTAGCAACTTTATTTCTTCTCGCACTTATGATGGGGCTGGTTTCCCTTCTGGAGAGACCGTGAGCGATACAGATGTAGATGTTTGGGAAGGATTTCCAGCAGCCGTTGCTGAAACATCAGACGACTTGCCATGTATGGCATTTGCCGGAACTAGTGGCGGTGGTGGCTTTGGCCAAGGACTGTATTTTGATGCAAAAACGGAAATCATCATTTTAAATACTGCCGAAAATGCCTTAGAAGGCTTGGCGTATTTCCCAAATCCAATGAGGGAGACGTTACATGTGCAAACTAAAAATACAATTAGTAGTGTAGCGCTGTATACAATTACCGGAGCAAAAATACTAGAACAAGTAGAAGGCGCAAGTAATAAGACTTCTATTAACACAGCATCATTGGCTGCTGGGGTGTATCTTTTAGAGGTGCGTTCAGATAACCAGTCAGGAACCTACAAGGTTATTAAACAATAG
- a CDS encoding RNA polymerase sigma factor: MERSQIDAFITDDTSTIQSLYKAHRATFIGFGKKYNLSSETLADIYQDAFVALRKQALQGNLYKVKSSLRTYLFGIGKFMIYNELKRQQKFSSYIENTKQEDIPIIEVSEKHTLTVEQQLLKVHFEQLGKKCQEMLTMFYYRGLTISDIVATTSYESENVVRSQKSRCLKTLKEAIKAHKNE; the protein is encoded by the coding sequence ATGGAGCGCAGCCAAATTGATGCTTTTATTACCGACGATACAAGTACAATACAATCGTTGTATAAAGCTCACAGGGCCACATTTATAGGTTTCGGAAAAAAATACAATCTTTCTTCAGAAACCTTGGCAGACATCTATCAAGATGCTTTTGTTGCACTTCGGAAACAGGCACTTCAAGGTAATCTCTACAAGGTTAAAAGTTCGTTACGCACCTATTTATTTGGAATTGGAAAATTTATGATTTACAACGAACTAAAACGACAACAGAAATTTAGCTCCTATATAGAAAACACCAAACAAGAAGACATCCCCATTATTGAAGTTTCAGAAAAACACACACTTACAGTAGAGCAACAGTTATTAAAGGTACATTTTGAACAATTAGGAAAAAAATGTCAAGAAATGTTAACTATGTTTTATTACCGAGGACTAACAATTAGTGATATTGTTGCTACAACTTCGTATGAAAGTGAAAACGTAGTGCGCAGCCAGAAATCGCGATGTTTAAAAACATTAAAAGAAGCCATAAAGGCTCATAAAAATGAATAA
- a CDS encoding tetratricopeptide repeat protein translates to MNKEELIEKYLHNNLDPDALTAFNNLLAADPEFAKEVTFQQNLQQAVIASKDASFKKTLQDFEPKPRQRQKLVRTMLIAASFAILFSLGYGLFFSKPSPSTLFAENFEAYPNVVQPIIRGTTTTDLKTEAFLAYENKDYDNAYIAFNQLFQESGDPYALFYGGLSALANRDTASAKPLLSGYLARGELKFEPDAKWYLALAYLQEDATSSAKELLSTLAASGNDYSKKSQELLEQLK, encoded by the coding sequence ATGAATAAAGAAGAACTTATAGAAAAATATCTGCACAACAATTTAGATCCCGATGCACTTACGGCATTTAATAATTTGCTGGCAGCAGATCCTGAGTTTGCCAAAGAAGTTACCTTTCAGCAGAACTTACAACAAGCAGTAATAGCGTCTAAAGATGCTTCTTTCAAAAAAACACTTCAAGACTTTGAACCCAAGCCAAGACAACGGCAAAAATTGGTTCGCACTATGCTTATTGCCGCCTCTTTTGCCATATTATTCTCATTAGGATATGGTCTATTTTTTTCGAAACCGAGTCCCTCAACATTATTTGCGGAAAATTTTGAGGCATACCCAAATGTAGTTCAGCCCATTATTCGCGGTACAACCACTACAGATTTAAAAACCGAAGCCTTTTTGGCCTATGAAAACAAAGATTACGACAATGCATATATAGCTTTTAACCAACTTTTTCAGGAAAGTGGAGACCCTTACGCCCTATTTTATGGCGGGTTAAGCGCATTGGCGAATAGGGACACTGCTAGCGCCAAACCTTTGCTGTCTGGATACTTAGCAAGAGGTGAGTTAAAATTTGAACCTGATGCAAAATGGTATTTAGCGCTTGCCTATTTGCAGGAAGATGCTACTTCATCAGCTAAAGAACTGTTATCCACATTAGCAGCATCTGGAAATGACTACTCTAAAAAATCGCAAGAATTGCTTGAGCAATTAAAATAA
- a CDS encoding beta strand repeat-containing protein: MKYQKTRLKRPQSFKNLPNLCVFLLLFGTASLTAQVGINTTAPDPSAMLDIQASDKGVLIPKVSLANVTTTTLDGTNTAAMGLLIYNTNAAVTGGDGVGYYSFNGTTWEKLITSASSGLSDTDFYEEGTTTAPDDINDDIFTFGNVAIGKNTADYTLDLNFSGSGRTANINKSGDETTDNYGLFVTNSTTGSGFKYGTYNTITGTSLGSHFGTYNKMDAQSNQQVYGSYQDITGLGNGGLNATFNSISGTGGGDAAGVTNVISTDNGRGHYGTLNTITGNAGTNETAGTKTTINVSGNSGFRYGNINNITNNFQGRSYGISNTLLGTSISRQYGMANLISNTGDGLHYGVSNILDGTGGGAHTGTLNVLSNGGNGMHIGTDNSIQSFGTGTKIATRNTVNSGGSGSKYGSYNFINDAGTGNQYGVYSDVPRVTGYAGYFLGRMYFGTNTSNGYIFPSTRGTNGQIMQTDASGNIAWVDPASIAVTEWTDNGAYLSPADGATEAVNLGGSTSTDGKLNSSSTLTRNITLSTARNNGATSSIYNESSNQGTGLEANRAIHNILSSGGNAFDYGVYNEFIGDGSGGQSGVYNLITATNNSSQGVNTRITGASPSQNVGVQNTIQQNGTGEAYGTFSYLTGTGTGNKYGSLVRIPDITGGTHYGLYSAVQKSGSFAGFFAGDVAIGTQEYNSGAPDYYILPASRGTNNQIMQTDAAGNVSWIDPASIAISDADFYEYGTTTAPDDINDNIFTNGGLGINYNPNGAALAANALTNDIPIVARKDINSESTSLSTSVSSLLIGAYPSGMTGTRNLYLSTNVSNSNGGATNTKGINNVINATDVRVIGMETAINLTGNLSSFDHQGHTISFVGTGTGNKTGYSLFMNQNTAGNKIGFKSELNNGPGTKTGAHYSIGGAGASEETGVYVGILNNANAPEQTAYSTQLGATAANIRKGLEVEMYNGTGGTQYGTYITLENGAFGNNANLYGTYIQIPSATNANVQYGIYSDVQKSTGFAGYFLGNVSIGTSAANNYVLPSTRGTANQIMQTDALGNVSWVDNFPGYWSRTGTTLDVATAGDDINFTSDQTSITFAQAGATPETMLYMFNAGTNNADRMVLSQSPAFPGWGLQYRDSGDSFVFKSASQDRVEIDLAGIYPLRVYGRARAVDFESNTATYPDYVFENYFEGVSEINPAYNFKTLSEVEKFIKQNGHLPGVKAYEEIKAAGMKISLSETTIKNLEKIEELFLYSIEISKENKLLKEQLAAQEKRLEKIEKLLNQTN; this comes from the coding sequence ATGAAGTATCAGAAAACACGTCTAAAAAGACCCCAATCTTTTAAGAACTTACCTAACCTATGTGTTTTTCTACTTTTATTTGGTACTGCTTCACTTACAGCGCAAGTTGGGATTAATACCACGGCGCCAGATCCGTCTGCAATGCTAGACATACAAGCTTCAGACAAAGGAGTGCTTATACCAAAAGTCTCGTTGGCCAATGTAACCACCACCACATTAGATGGCACCAATACAGCAGCAATGGGCTTATTAATTTACAATACAAATGCAGCGGTAACTGGAGGTGATGGTGTGGGGTATTATAGCTTTAACGGCACTACCTGGGAGAAATTAATCACGTCAGCATCGAGCGGATTATCTGATACCGATTTCTACGAAGAAGGAACAACCACGGCACCAGACGATATTAATGACGATATATTTACCTTCGGAAATGTTGCGATTGGGAAAAATACTGCAGATTATACCTTAGATTTAAATTTCAGCGGAAGCGGTAGAACTGCGAACATCAATAAATCTGGCGATGAAACAACTGATAATTATGGGCTCTTTGTGACCAATAGTACTACTGGTTCAGGATTTAAATATGGAACTTACAATACTATTACTGGAACTTCTTTGGGAAGTCACTTTGGCACCTATAATAAAATGGATGCACAATCGAACCAGCAAGTTTATGGTAGTTATCAAGATATTACAGGGCTTGGCAATGGTGGGCTCAACGCTACATTTAATTCAATAAGCGGTACAGGTGGAGGTGATGCTGCAGGGGTTACAAACGTTATTTCTACAGATAATGGACGGGGTCATTACGGTACTTTAAATACAATCACAGGCAATGCTGGTACTAATGAAACTGCTGGAACAAAAACAACCATAAATGTATCAGGCAACAGTGGTTTTAGGTATGGGAACATCAATAATATCACAAACAATTTTCAAGGCAGATCGTATGGTATAAGTAATACGTTGTTGGGGACTTCTATAAGCAGACAATACGGTATGGCAAATTTAATTTCCAATACTGGAGATGGTTTGCATTACGGAGTAAGTAATATCCTAGATGGCACTGGAGGTGGTGCTCATACGGGTACACTTAATGTGCTTAGTAATGGAGGAAACGGAATGCACATTGGAACAGACAATTCTATTCAATCTTTTGGTACAGGTACGAAAATTGCCACAAGAAACACAGTAAATAGTGGCGGTTCTGGGAGCAAATACGGATCTTATAATTTCATAAACGACGCTGGCACCGGGAACCAATACGGCGTGTATAGCGATGTGCCACGTGTTACGGGCTACGCGGGTTATTTTTTAGGACGCATGTATTTTGGAACCAACACCAGTAATGGCTATATCTTTCCTTCAACCCGTGGTACCAATGGACAAATTATGCAAACCGATGCATCAGGCAACATAGCATGGGTAGACCCAGCAAGCATTGCTGTTACAGAATGGACAGACAACGGGGCTTATTTATCGCCAGCAGATGGCGCCACCGAAGCTGTTAACTTAGGCGGAAGCACAAGCACAGACGGTAAATTAAACTCTTCCTCTACCTTAACCCGAAATATTACCCTCTCTACAGCTAGAAATAACGGTGCTACATCGTCAATTTATAATGAAAGTAGCAACCAAGGTACAGGTCTTGAAGCCAATAGAGCTATTCATAACATTTTGTCATCTGGTGGCAACGCATTTGATTATGGCGTGTATAATGAGTTTATAGGGGACGGTAGCGGGGGCCAATCTGGCGTATATAACTTAATTACCGCCACCAACAACAGCTCACAAGGTGTAAATACTCGAATAACAGGAGCGTCACCATCCCAAAATGTTGGAGTTCAAAATACCATTCAACAAAATGGAACTGGTGAAGCTTATGGGACGTTTAGTTACTTAACAGGTACTGGTACTGGGAATAAATACGGAAGCCTAGTAAGAATTCCCGATATCACAGGTGGTACCCATTACGGACTTTATTCCGCTGTTCAAAAAAGTGGAAGTTTTGCAGGTTTCTTTGCAGGTGATGTTGCTATTGGAACTCAAGAATATAATTCTGGAGCACCAGACTACTACATTCTTCCGGCCTCTAGAGGTACAAACAACCAAATTATGCAAACCGATGCAGCTGGAAATGTAAGTTGGATAGATCCTGCTAGTATTGCAATAAGTGATGCAGATTTCTACGAATATGGCACTACAACAGCTCCAGATGATATAAACGACAATATCTTTACCAATGGTGGGTTAGGTATAAATTACAACCCAAACGGCGCAGCCCTAGCTGCAAACGCACTTACAAACGACATCCCGATAGTTGCCAGAAAAGACATAAACAGCGAATCTACTTCTTTAAGCACCTCAGTGAGCTCGCTGCTAATTGGAGCCTATCCGTCGGGCATGACGGGTACGAGAAATTTATACCTATCTACAAATGTCTCAAATAGTAACGGAGGAGCAACGAATACAAAAGGTATAAACAATGTCATTAACGCAACAGATGTTCGGGTAATAGGTATGGAAACAGCAATTAACCTAACCGGAAATCTAAGTAGTTTTGATCATCAAGGACATACTATTTCTTTTGTGGGAACTGGAACAGGAAATAAAACTGGCTACTCCCTCTTTATGAATCAAAATACCGCTGGAAATAAAATTGGATTTAAGTCTGAACTCAATAATGGTCCTGGCACCAAAACTGGGGCACATTATTCTATAGGAGGAGCAGGCGCCTCGGAAGAAACAGGCGTTTATGTGGGCATATTAAACAATGCAAATGCCCCCGAACAAACCGCCTATAGCACCCAATTAGGCGCAACAGCTGCTAATATTCGAAAAGGGCTGGAGGTAGAAATGTACAACGGTACGGGAGGCACACAGTACGGAACCTATATTACCCTAGAAAATGGTGCTTTTGGTAATAATGCCAATTTGTACGGTACCTACATACAAATTCCTAGTGCAACGAACGCCAATGTACAATACGGAATCTATAGCGATGTACAGAAATCTACTGGCTTTGCAGGATATTTCCTCGGAAATGTTTCCATAGGTACATCTGCAGCAAACAACTATGTCTTGCCATCAACACGCGGTACGGCTAACCAAATTATGCAGACCGACGCATTAGGAAATGTTAGTTGGGTAGACAATTTTCCGGGGTATTGGTCTCGCACCGGAACCACCTTAGATGTGGCAACAGCAGGAGATGATATCAACTTTACAAGCGACCAAACCAGCATTACTTTTGCCCAAGCAGGAGCCACCCCAGAAACAATGCTATATATGTTTAATGCCGGAACTAATAACGCCGACAGAATGGTGCTCTCACAGTCGCCAGCGTTTCCAGGATGGGGACTTCAATACAGAGATAGTGGAGATAGTTTTGTTTTTAAAAGCGCATCGCAAGATCGAGTAGAAATTGATCTAGCAGGAATCTATCCGTTACGCGTATATGGAAGAGCGCGTGCTGTAGATTTTGAGTCTAATACGGCTACGTATCCAGATTATGTGTTCGAAAACTATTTTGAAGGTGTTTCAGAAATTAACCCCGCATATAATTTTAAGACCCTTTCCGAAGTAGAAAAATTTATAAAACAAAACGGCCATTTGCCTGGTGTAAAGGCCTATGAAGAAATAAAAGCCGCAGGCATGAAGATTAGCCTTTCAGAAACAACTATAAAAAATCTAGAAAAAATAGAAGAGCTATTTCTTTATTCTATAGAAATTTCAAAAGAAAATAAGCTTCTAAAAGAACAGCTCGCGGCACAGGAAAAACGCCTGGAGAAAATTGAAAAACTACTCAACCAAACTAACTAG
- a CDS encoding CHAT domain-containing protein has protein sequence MRNKLLFIVLLWYGCAYAQEISVEKIQKQHQQTVLDTTAIQSVIQQTFQLKKEGNYTSAYDLNNWLLSKIDSAQTPFYYAEALYMQSRVAIDLGTYAESIATTKRAKAIYTMLDDRKSMAASDNLIGVGYYFKSQLDSTLHYYLASYNLKKKLKASAEQLAISAYNIGIVYEDLGRYNEALTIYNNAIDYLKQTNDPKTSFLPSVYLAMANTHNRNNNIIKAEEYTSLAHTEGIRTYGADNPEMSFVYESNSSIYKDLGQFEKAKQFAFKALDIREKYYGKTHRWTTQSYTDVAELLLKTQAIDSAEIAIKKAISIGEQVDNKLDLADAYLVMSDVLAANKKWAEALPYVEKSSTYNSVVYGDKHEFVAETHLYKAKLYLAMNNSQEATRALKEALESSQYNANDLNLLAAPFVALEALSLQFSIADTSDKLKIIDEEIALIKFVRRLYHSQQAKVFFANTTRKTISNAVSFCYSEYTQHNEPHFFEKALELVQLNTNSVLVEERQAVQQNLVSKEASTYFQNVVKLRQQWARANQELFYEETATSPNKETIDSLLNHRVTVSRQLDKAIASYTALSSEKAQEVAAVSVSELRQTMNKQQQLFQYFVGENDVYMFSITSEKIVAKKLAATASIKNTVATLRDKLIARDPINAEVTELSDLLDIVDVDPSKREITIVTDGFLAFIPFEILVNTKEEMLLEQHSIRYQAALSLWNKSERHISKFDTYWSGFGVAYVGAQQLPKGVEEIKTIAKLTQGNTFFNQEATKEALFEQGKKSEILHVALHGSTNAENSLYSKFLLKDTSITASEIYNNQIKSKLVVLSACETGYGSVENGEGVMSLSRAFTYAGAQSTVMSLWEVPDAQTAQLMVLFYEHLEAGEPKDVALRNAKLDYVTNTTNKNLKHPYYWAGFVISGDVSPVKSNPQLSNYMIFGGVLVLVGFGLYGYRKAKKAS, from the coding sequence ATGCGCAACAAGTTACTTTTTATAGTTTTATTGTGGTATGGATGTGCCTATGCCCAGGAAATTTCCGTAGAAAAGATTCAGAAGCAACACCAACAAACGGTGTTAGATACAACAGCTATACAAAGTGTTATTCAACAAACTTTTCAGCTTAAAAAAGAAGGAAATTATACATCTGCCTACGACTTAAACAATTGGCTGCTTTCTAAAATAGACAGTGCGCAAACTCCATTCTATTATGCAGAAGCGCTTTACATGCAAAGCCGCGTTGCGATAGACTTAGGGACGTATGCAGAGAGTATTGCAACCACCAAAAGAGCCAAGGCCATTTATACAATGCTTGATGATAGAAAAAGTATGGCTGCTTCAGATAATTTGATTGGGGTGGGGTATTATTTTAAATCCCAATTAGATAGTACACTTCACTATTACCTTGCCTCTTATAATTTAAAAAAGAAATTAAAAGCGTCTGCAGAGCAACTTGCAATTTCTGCTTACAACATTGGTATTGTTTACGAAGATTTGGGTCGTTACAACGAGGCGCTAACAATTTACAATAACGCCATAGATTATCTTAAACAAACAAACGATCCAAAAACCAGTTTTTTACCTTCGGTCTATCTTGCCATGGCTAATACACACAACAGAAATAACAATATTATTAAAGCCGAAGAATATACTTCGCTAGCGCATACTGAAGGAATTAGAACCTACGGAGCAGATAACCCTGAGATGAGTTTTGTGTACGAAAGTAATAGTTCTATCTATAAAGATTTGGGCCAATTTGAAAAAGCGAAACAGTTTGCGTTTAAGGCACTAGATATTCGCGAGAAGTACTACGGAAAAACTCACAGATGGACCACACAGAGCTATACAGACGTAGCAGAATTATTGCTAAAAACGCAAGCAATAGATAGTGCTGAAATAGCGATTAAGAAAGCAATTTCTATAGGAGAGCAAGTAGATAACAAACTCGATCTCGCCGATGCGTACCTAGTAATGAGTGATGTGCTAGCGGCTAATAAAAAATGGGCAGAAGCCCTGCCCTATGTAGAAAAAAGCAGCACTTATAACAGTGTTGTTTATGGCGATAAACACGAATTTGTGGCAGAAACACACCTCTACAAAGCAAAGCTATATCTTGCCATGAATAATAGCCAAGAGGCAACACGTGCCCTTAAAGAGGCATTAGAAAGCTCGCAGTACAATGCTAATGATTTAAATTTGCTCGCCGCGCCTTTTGTAGCTTTGGAAGCACTTAGTTTGCAATTTTCAATTGCCGATACGTCTGATAAACTAAAAATAATAGACGAGGAAATTGCGCTTATAAAATTTGTAAGACGACTTTACCACAGTCAGCAGGCAAAAGTGTTTTTTGCAAATACTACAAGAAAGACTATTAGCAATGCTGTCTCTTTTTGTTACTCAGAATACACCCAACACAATGAGCCTCATTTTTTCGAGAAGGCTTTAGAACTTGTGCAACTAAACACGAACAGCGTATTGGTAGAAGAGCGCCAGGCGGTGCAACAAAATTTGGTGAGTAAAGAGGCGTCTACTTATTTTCAGAATGTGGTAAAATTAAGACAACAATGGGCACGAGCCAATCAAGAGTTGTTTTACGAAGAAACTGCCACGTCGCCAAACAAAGAGACAATAGACAGTTTATTAAATCATAGGGTGACCGTTTCAAGGCAATTAGACAAAGCCATTGCAAGTTACACCGCATTGTCTTCAGAAAAGGCTCAAGAAGTTGCAGCTGTTTCGGTTTCAGAATTACGTCAAACCATGAACAAGCAACAACAGCTTTTTCAATATTTTGTTGGAGAAAATGATGTGTATATGTTTAGTATTACTTCAGAAAAAATAGTCGCAAAAAAATTAGCCGCTACGGCAAGCATAAAAAACACTGTGGCAACCTTACGAGATAAACTCATTGCTAGAGACCCAATAAATGCTGAGGTTACAGAGTTGTCAGATTTGTTAGACATAGTAGATGTAGACCCCAGTAAGCGTGAAATCACCATTGTTACAGATGGCTTTTTGGCGTTTATTCCTTTTGAAATTTTAGTCAATACTAAAGAAGAAATGCTGCTAGAACAACATTCTATACGATATCAGGCGGCACTAAGCTTATGGAATAAATCTGAACGTCACATTTCTAAATTTGACACCTATTGGTCTGGGTTTGGAGTTGCTTATGTTGGAGCACAGCAGTTGCCTAAAGGTGTAGAGGAAATTAAAACTATTGCGAAGTTAACTCAAGGCAACACTTTTTTTAATCAAGAGGCAACAAAAGAAGCATTATTTGAGCAAGGAAAGAAGAGTGAAATTTTACATGTGGCATTGCACGGTAGTACCAATGCCGAAAATTCTCTATACAGCAAATTTTTGTTGAAAGATACAAGTATCACCGCCTCTGAGATATATAATAACCAAATTAAAAGCAAATTAGTAGTGCTTAGTGCTTGCGAGACAGGTTATGGCTCTGTGGAGAACGGCGAAGGTGTTATGAGTTTGTCTAGGGCGTTTACATATGCAGGAGCACAAAGTACTGTAATGAGTCTTTGGGAGGTACCAGATGCCCAAACTGCCCAGCTTATGGTGTTGTTTTACGAACATTTAGAGGCTGGCGAGCCAAAGGATGTTGCTTTGCGTAATGCTAAATTAGATTATGTAACTAACACGACTAATAAAAATTTAAAACATCCATACTATTGGGCGGGATTTGTAATTTCTGGTGACGTATCACCTGTAAAAAGCAACCCCCAACTATCAAACTATATGATTTTTGGGGGTGTGCTTGTCTTGGTAGGATTTGGTCTGTATGGCTACAGAAAGGCAAAAAAAGCTAGTTAG
- a CDS encoding DUF3109 family protein — protein MFQLGKTIVSEDLIEKEFVCNLGACKGECCIAGEAGAPVTEKEVSILQEIYPKVKPFLRKEGIAAIEAQGTHIQSERGDLETPLVNGAECAYVTFTDTGIASCGIEDAYNAGEVNFKKPISCHLYPVRVQDYSEFAAVNYHKWPICNDACTLGKELKVPVYKFVKDALVRRFGAHWYAELEKVAADTNP, from the coding sequence ATGTTTCAACTTGGAAAAACAATAGTTTCTGAAGATCTCATCGAGAAAGAATTTGTGTGCAACTTAGGTGCTTGCAAGGGCGAATGTTGCATTGCTGGTGAGGCTGGAGCCCCTGTTACCGAAAAAGAGGTTTCTATTCTGCAAGAAATCTACCCAAAGGTAAAACCCTTTTTACGAAAAGAAGGCATTGCCGCTATTGAGGCACAGGGAACCCATATACAATCGGAAAGAGGTGACCTTGAAACTCCGCTTGTAAACGGTGCAGAATGTGCCTATGTCACTTTTACCGATACTGGCATTGCAAGTTGCGGTATTGAAGACGCCTATAACGCAGGTGAAGTAAACTTTAAGAAACCAATTTCTTGCCACTTGTACCCGGTTCGCGTGCAAGATTATAGTGAGTTTGCTGCCGTGAATTACCATAAATGGCCAATTTGCAATGATGCTTGTACACTAGGAAAAGAACTTAAAGTACCTGTGTATAAGTTTGTTAAAGACGCCCTCGTTCGAAGATTTGGAGCACATTGGTATGCCGAGTTAGAAAAGGTTGCAGCAGATACTAACCCATAG
- a CDS encoding MarC family protein, whose product MNFSFKEIATATMVLFAVIDIVGSIPIIISLKEKSGTIKSGRASIIAAVVLIVFLFIGEEILKLIGINVYEFAVAGAFILFFIALEMILGIKLFKQNEENLEMATVFPIAFPIVAGPGSLTSLLSLRAEYALENIIVAIVVNVVVVFIVLRTSGSLQRFLGKNGIAIIEKIFGVILLAIAVKLFTSNIQELFN is encoded by the coding sequence ATGAACTTCAGTTTTAAAGAAATAGCTACTGCCACCATGGTACTTTTTGCGGTAATTGACATTGTAGGAAGTATTCCTATTATCATCTCCCTAAAAGAAAAATCTGGGACTATAAAAAGTGGTCGTGCCTCTATAATTGCGGCTGTGGTACTTATTGTCTTTTTATTTATTGGTGAAGAAATTTTAAAGCTAATTGGTATAAACGTCTATGAATTTGCGGTTGCTGGTGCTTTTATCCTGTTTTTTATTGCTTTGGAAATGATCTTAGGCATTAAGCTTTTCAAACAAAATGAAGAAAATCTTGAGATGGCAACGGTCTTTCCTATTGCCTTTCCTATTGTTGCTGGGCCTGGTAGTTTAACTTCATTACTTTCACTACGCGCAGAATATGCGCTGGAGAACATTATTGTTGCCATTGTAGTAAATGTGGTGGTGGTATTTATTGTACTGCGTACGTCTGGAAGTTTACAACGTTTTTTAGGTAAAAATGGAATTGCAATTATTGAAAAAATCTTTGGTGTAATTCTCTTGGCTATAGCCGTAAAGCTCTTCACCTCCAACATTCAAGAATTATTTAATTAA